The Granulicella sp. 5B5 nucleotide sequence TCCGGGCCGGTTTGTGGGAGGGCTGTAGTGAACGAGACGCTGGTGAAGATCGAAGCGCAGCCCGTTGTCTCTCTGCCTGCGCCGTTGCTGGATAAGTGCGTTCACTGCGGATTCTGCCTGCCTGCATGCCCGACATACGTGCTGTGGGGCGATGAGATGGACTCGCCGCGCGGACGGATCTGGATGATGCGCAAGTCGACGAATGGTGAAGCGGCGGCGGACCTGCATCTGCAGACACACATCGACAACTGCCTTGGCTGCATGTCGTGCATGACGGCGTGCCCCAGCGGCGTAGAGTACAACAAACTGATTGAATCCACCCGCGCGCAGGTGGAGGAGCATCTTTCGCGGCCTTTCACTGAGCGGCTGTTTCGCGGGATGCTGTTTGCGACGTTCCCGCATCCGACACGTCTGAAGCTGCTGGGCCTGCCGATTGCGCTGTACCAGCGAAGCGGACTGCAGGCGCTCGTGCGCAAGACTGGTTTGCTGAAGCTGCTGCCCAAACGGCTGCAGGCAATGGAAGCGCTGCTGCCTGTTGTACCTCTGAATCCGTTCCGCAAGCTGCATGTGGCCGTGAACACTGGAGCTGCGCGCGGGCGTGTCGGGATGCTGACGGGATGCGTGCAGGATGCGTACTTTGGCCATGTGAATGAGGCGACGGTGCGCGTTCTCGCTGCCGTCGGCTATGAAGTCGTGGTGCCGAAGTCGCAGGGATGCTGCGGTGCGCTGATGGTGCACAGCGGGCTGGAGCATGAGGCGAAGGCTTATGCGAAGCGGATGATTGCGAGCTTTGAAGAGGCCGATGTGGAGACGGTCGTCATCAACGCAGCGGGCTGTGGCAGCACGATGAAGGAGTATGGATACCTGTTGCGTGACGATGCGAAGTGGGCTGCTCGTGCTGCTGCGTTTTCAGCACGGTGCAGAGATGTGAGCGAGGTGTTGGCTGAGACGCCAATCAAGGCGCCGCTTGCAGCGCTGCCGTTGCGAGCCGCGTATCACGATGCCTGCCATCTGCGTCATGCGCAGGGTGTTCATGCGGAACCGCGAGCGGTGCTGGCGCAGATACCTTCGCTTGAGGTCGCGGAGATGGAGGAGGCGAACCTTTGCTGCGGATCGGCAGGCGTGTACAACCTGCTGCATCCTGAGACGGCAGACGAGCTTGGCGACCGCAAGGTGCAACATCTGCTGGCAACCGACGCGCAGGCGCTTGTGAGCGCAAACCCCGGATGCCTGCTGCAACTGCAGGCCAGCTTGAGGCGCAATGGACATGCTGCGCTGCCGACATTCCACATGGTGGAGCTGCTGGATGCGTCGCTGCGTGGTGTGAGCGCCGAGAGTTTATTGAAGAGCAGTACCCAACGTTGAAGGAGAGAGTGATGACAGGACAACGCGAGAGCGTGCTGATGGAGACGATTGAAACGCTGCTGGCGGCGCGCAAGGGCGAACCGATTGCAGACCTGCCCGCGGAGCTGGTGCCTGCGGAGATAGGCGAAGTCTATTTCGTGCAGGATGCGATTGCCGAGGCGTACGGAGATATCGGTGGATGGAAGATCGGGGCGCCGACACCAGAGGCCACACCGCTCTTTGCGCCGATGCCTTTGGTGTGGATGGCCCACTCCGGCAATGAGCTGACGGGGCCGCACTGGCGCTATCGCGGGCTTGAGGCGGAGATTGCGTTTCTCGTCGGTGAAGACCTGCCGCCGCGGGCAACGCCGTACACGCGCGAAGAGGCGCTTGCAGCGATGGCGTCCTGCCATCCGGCGATTGAAGTGCTGGAGTCGGCGTTCATCGATCCGATGGTGGTGACGAAGTTCTCGGCGCTCGCCGATCTGCAGATGCACGGAGGATTCGTCCCCGGTCCGGCGGTCGAAGGCTGGCAGACGATCGACTTTAACGCTGAGACAGTAACGCTTTCTGTCGATGGTGTGGTCCGCGTGGAACGCACGGGGTCGAACACGTCAGGTGATCTGCTGAAACTGATTCCGTGGCTGGCGAATGAAGGTGCAGCGCGTACCGGCGGCCTGCGCAAGGGGCAGTGGATCACCACAGGCTCATGGACAGGCTATACACCGGCCAGCGTAAACGCGCGCGTCGATGTGGAGTTCACGCATGCAGGACATGTTGGGCTGCGGTTCGCTTAGGCAGAGCGGCCGGAGTGATTTTCAACTCCGGCTGCCGTACCATGGAGATGTATGAACGACCTACTTTCCGGCGTGATGCTGCACGCCCCGCTCGCTCCCAAACACGCCGCTATTCTTTCGCCCGAGAGCCTAGCCTTTGCTGTTGCGCTGCAGCGCGAGTTCAACCCGCGCCGCAAAGAGTTGCTGGCTGCGCGCGTGGCGCGTCAAAAGCGGCTGGATGCAGGGGAGCGTCCGGACTTTCTGCCGGAGACCGTGCAGATTCGCGAGAGTGAGTGGACCGTTGCTCCGCTGCCCAAGGACTTGCTTGATCGGCGCGTGGAGATCACCGGGCCAGTGGACCGCAAAATGATCATCAACGCGCTGAACTCAGGCGCGAAGGTGTTCATGGCGGACTTCGAGGACTCGACGACACCGACGTGGGAGAACGTGCTGGAGGGGCAGCAGAACCTGTTCGATGCGGTCCGGCGCACGATCACCTATGACGATCCGGCGACGGGCAAGCACTATGAACTGAAGCCCGAGCCCGCTGTGCTGTTTATCCGCGCGCGCGGCTGGCACCTGGAAGAGCGGCATGTGCTCGTCGACGGCGAGCCGATGTCCGGTTCAATCTTCGACTTTGCGCTTTACTTTTTTCACAATGCAAAGGAGCTGCTGGCGCGTGGGTCCGGGCCATACTTCTATCTGCCGAAGATGGAGTCGCACCTGGAGGCGCGGCTGTGGAACTCGATCTTTGTGCGCGCACAGGAGCTGCTCGACGTGCCGCAGGGCAGCATCAAGGCAACGGTGCTGATCGAGACGATCCTCGCGACGTTTGAGATGGACGAGATCCTGTGGGAGCTGCGCGAGCACTCGGCCGGGCTGAACTGTGGGCGCTGGGATTACATCTTCAGCTTCATCAAGAAGCTTGCCGGCGATGAGACGATGCTGTTGCCGGACCGCGGGCAGGTGACGATGACGACGCATTTTATGCGGTCATACTCGAAGCTGGCGATCAAGACGTGCCATCGCCGCAACGTTTCGGCGATGGGTGGTATGAGTGCACTGATTCCGATCAAGAGCGATCCGGCCGCAAATGAAAAGGCCATCGCCGGAGTGCGCGCTGACAAGGAGCGCGAGGCCACCGATGGACACGATGGCACATGGGTCGCACACCCTGGCTTAGTGCCGGTGGCGATGGAAGTCTTCGACCGCATTATGCCGCAACCAAACCAGATCGCGAAGCAGCTCACCGACTATCATTGCACTGCCGCCGATCTGCTGGAGGTGCCAACGGGCACGATCACCGAGGCAGGAGTGAAGCAGAACGTCGCCGTCGGACTCGGTTATCTCGAGGCGTGGCTGCGGGGCATTGGCTGCGTGCCGCTCTTCAACCTGATGGAGGACGCGGCAACAGCGGAGATCAGCCGCGCGCAGTTGTGGCAATGGGTGCATCACCATGCGGTGCTCCAGGACGGACGCGCTGTGACGACTGAGCTTGTGGCTGCTGCGATTGATGAGGAGCTGGCGAGAGTGAAGGGCAGCGTCGATGCCGCGCGCTTTGCAGCCTATGAGCAAGCGGCACAGCTGACGCATGAGCTGATCGTCGCACCAAAGTTTCCGGACTTCCTGACGCTGCCTGCGTATGATCGTGTGCTGGCGGCTGAAGACGCGAACCAGGTCTGACGCTCGAAAAACACCTCTCTTGTTCGTCCTGCAGCGCATAGGGGGCAATTTCTCTGTCTATCACACTGCATATTCCACAATCTTTTTGACACAGACCCCAAAATCCCCTTCCCGTCGTTCAACTTTCGGCATCTCATCAACAGACAGTTTGATGATAGAGAAACGAGATGGGGTGTCTGCCATGGTCAAAGCTTCTGTCGCTGCGCGCACGATCGATTCCCCGTTCCCGGTCGCGTTGGAGATGGCGGAAGGTGTGAGCGCGGGTCATGCTTCCGTCGACCCGATGTCCGCGGAGAACCTGCTGACCTCATCCCGATTGGGTGAACGCATCAAGAGGCTGCGGCTGAAACGGTCCATGGGACTGGTGGAGCTGGGCCGCAAGGCCGGGCTGTCGGCTAGTTTCCTTTCGCAGCTGGAGACTGGCCGTGTGGTGCCAACGCTTCGCAACCTGGCGCGCATCTCGCTGGTCTTCGGCAAAGACCTCTCTTACTTCTTCGACTCCAACGATCCGAACTCGCAACGTGTATTTCGCATCCAGCGCAAGAAGGACCGCGTGCGGCTGCCCGTGGGTACGCCCAATCCCGACTACATCGCGGAGAGCTTTGGCATCCTGGTGCCTGAAGGCGGACTGCGTCCCTGCATGGCCGAGTTTCTGGCGGGCGAGGAGCACCAACCGTTCCACCCTCATATGTATCCCGGCGTGGAGATGGTGTATGTGCTGAGCGGCCAGCTTGAGGTGACGCGACGTGGCGAGCCGCACACCCTGGAGGCGCGCGACGTGCTCTACATCTCCGGCGAGACGCAGCGCACCTATCGTGCTGCGGGTAAGAAGTCTGCGCAGGCGCTCATCATCAGCTTCGACGCGGAGAACGGCGAGTTGCGACGCACGCGACGCAAGATCAGCGGCAACGAAGCGTAAAGAGCTTCCGCGGTTCCCGCTGCTATCGAGTTGCGCCCCTTCAGTGATTGAAGGGGACCGCGATGTCCGCAAATAACCAGTTCCCCACGGTCATCCGGGGCTAACTCGCCTGTTCGTCGGCGATGTGGAGGTATCGATCGAGCGTGTCGATACCGCGTTCAATCTCTTCCTTCTCGATAATCAACGGCGGCGCGATGACGAAGTGCGAGACCCACGCCTGCATGATGACGCCTTCAGCGAGCATCTTGCCTGCGATCTGATCGACGAGCAATGGCTTGCCCGAGATCTTGTCCGAGTAGGTATTGAAAGGCTCCTTGGTCTCCCGGTTCTTGACGAGGTCCACCGCC carries:
- the aceB gene encoding malate synthase A, coding for MNDLLSGVMLHAPLAPKHAAILSPESLAFAVALQREFNPRRKELLAARVARQKRLDAGERPDFLPETVQIRESEWTVAPLPKDLLDRRVEITGPVDRKMIINALNSGAKVFMADFEDSTTPTWENVLEGQQNLFDAVRRTITYDDPATGKHYELKPEPAVLFIRARGWHLEERHVLVDGEPMSGSIFDFALYFFHNAKELLARGSGPYFYLPKMESHLEARLWNSIFVRAQELLDVPQGSIKATVLIETILATFEMDEILWELREHSAGLNCGRWDYIFSFIKKLAGDETMLLPDRGQVTMTTHFMRSYSKLAIKTCHRRNVSAMGGMSALIPIKSDPAANEKAIAGVRADKEREATDGHDGTWVAHPGLVPVAMEVFDRIMPQPNQIAKQLTDYHCTAADLLEVPTGTITEAGVKQNVAVGLGYLEAWLRGIGCVPLFNLMEDAATAEISRAQLWQWVHHHAVLQDGRAVTTELVAAAIDEELARVKGSVDAARFAAYEQAAQLTHELIVAPKFPDFLTLPAYDRVLAAEDANQV
- a CDS encoding heterodisulfide reductase-related iron-sulfur binding cluster, with the translated sequence MNETLVKIEAQPVVSLPAPLLDKCVHCGFCLPACPTYVLWGDEMDSPRGRIWMMRKSTNGEAAADLHLQTHIDNCLGCMSCMTACPSGVEYNKLIESTRAQVEEHLSRPFTERLFRGMLFATFPHPTRLKLLGLPIALYQRSGLQALVRKTGLLKLLPKRLQAMEALLPVVPLNPFRKLHVAVNTGAARGRVGMLTGCVQDAYFGHVNEATVRVLAAVGYEVVVPKSQGCCGALMVHSGLEHEAKAYAKRMIASFEEADVETVVINAAGCGSTMKEYGYLLRDDAKWAARAAAFSARCRDVSEVLAETPIKAPLAALPLRAAYHDACHLRHAQGVHAEPRAVLAQIPSLEVAEMEEANLCCGSAGVYNLLHPETADELGDRKVQHLLATDAQALVSANPGCLLQLQASLRRNGHAALPTFHMVELLDASLRGVSAESLLKSSTQR
- a CDS encoding XRE family transcriptional regulator, which produces MVKASVAARTIDSPFPVALEMAEGVSAGHASVDPMSAENLLTSSRLGERIKRLRLKRSMGLVELGRKAGLSASFLSQLETGRVVPTLRNLARISLVFGKDLSYFFDSNDPNSQRVFRIQRKKDRVRLPVGTPNPDYIAESFGILVPEGGLRPCMAEFLAGEEHQPFHPHMYPGVEMVYVLSGQLEVTRRGEPHTLEARDVLYISGETQRTYRAAGKKSAQALIISFDAENGELRRTRRKISGNEA
- a CDS encoding fumarylacetoacetate hydrolase family protein, producing the protein MTGQRESVLMETIETLLAARKGEPIADLPAELVPAEIGEVYFVQDAIAEAYGDIGGWKIGAPTPEATPLFAPMPLVWMAHSGNELTGPHWRYRGLEAEIAFLVGEDLPPRATPYTREEALAAMASCHPAIEVLESAFIDPMVVTKFSALADLQMHGGFVPGPAVEGWQTIDFNAETVTLSVDGVVRVERTGSNTSGDLLKLIPWLANEGAARTGGLRKGQWITTGSWTGYTPASVNARVDVEFTHAGHVGLRFA